A window of Thermodesulfobacteriota bacterium contains these coding sequences:
- a CDS encoding formate dehydrogenase subunit gamma, with amino-acid sequence MAFGQRYYERYNTWERVCHWLVAACFLILVITGIGLYDKAFLRYFDVLGGGSKALLFHKITGVIFFVASLTLSLQHWRDTLDFGADDIRWIKCLGGYLSRDHASPPMGKFNTGQKIFGLYMLLGTIGLGLTGLVIWNPLFFPRVLVQWSLLFHSLYFIFMTVFVVIHVYLGTVGNPGTLDGILYGEVSDVWAKHHAPKWLAAMESRRR; translated from the coding sequence ATGGCTTTCGGCCAAAGGTACTACGAGCGATACAACACCTGGGAACGGGTCTGCCACTGGCTCGTGGCCGCTTGCTTCCTGATCCTCGTCATCACGGGAATTGGCCTCTACGACAAGGCATTCCTGCGATACTTCGACGTTCTCGGAGGCGGATCGAAGGCTCTATTGTTCCACAAGATCACCGGTGTGATCTTCTTTGTCGCCTCCCTGACACTCTCGCTACAGCATTGGAGAGACACGCTGGACTTCGGTGCCGACGACATTCGGTGGATCAAGTGCCTTGGAGGATATCTTTCCAGAGACCATGCCTCTCCCCCGATGGGAAAGTTCAACACAGGTCAAAAGATCTTCGGCCTCTACATGCTCTTGGGGACGATTGGGCTTGGGCTCACCGGTCTCGTTATCTGGAACCCACTCTTTTTTCCTCGTGTCCTTGTGCAGTGGAGTCTGCTGTTCCACTCCCTCTACTTCATCTTCATGACGGTGTTCGTCGTGATCCATGTATACCTGGGTACCGTCGGCAATCCGGGAACCCTCGATGGAATCCTCTACGGGGAAGTGAGCGATGTTTGGGCCAAGCACCACGCGCCCAAGTGGCTGGCGGCCATGGAATCGCGGCGCAGGTAG